A window of Apium graveolens cultivar Ventura chromosome 8, ASM990537v1, whole genome shotgun sequence contains these coding sequences:
- the LOC141679739 gene encoding 14 kDa proline-rich protein DC2.15-like, translated as MESKKTALFALFLSLNLLCFSLVSSTDPAPNIPGSATSNYYSASKYNPFNLGVCANVLNLVDVVGNPLTLPCCSLIQGLVDLEAAVCLCTTIRANILGIDLNLCVSLSLVLNNCGKKFPTGFECY; from the coding sequence ATGGAATCCAAGAAAACTGCTTTATTTGCCCTTTTTCTCTCACTGAACCTTCTCTGCTTTAGCCTGGTCAGTTCCACTGATCCTGCCCCTAATATACCTGGTTCCGCAACTTCAAATTATTATTCTGCTAGTAAATACAATCCGTTCAACTTAGGAGTATGTGCCAATGTGCTTAACTTGGTTGATGTCGTTGGAAATCCTTTAACACTGCCATGCTGCAGTCTCATCCAAGGCCTTGTCGATCTTGAAGCTGCAGTTTGTCTGTGTACGACAATTAGAGCCAACATTCTAGGAATTGATTTAAATCTCTGTGTTTCGCTCAGCTTGGTTCTTAATAACTGCGGCAAGAAATTCCCCACTGGTTTTGAGTGTTACTAA